Proteins from a genomic interval of Chanodichthys erythropterus isolate Z2021 chromosome 6, ASM2448905v1, whole genome shotgun sequence:
- the ctdspl3 gene encoding CTD small phosphatase-like protein 2-B has product MRLRSRNILNENPQTPSRRRRAAPETPRPQTPLIKNQDEVKCLQDCSNLDPDDVPTAAKRPRRRRKALSTVDNKESDFKTPVRHLRERHSLLNPAARSLYSPSVHFLTPPRDSEHPNASPIFSPEHCVFGYSAASPLSEDEENEEVFSPFTFIKNIPNRSQQSRPVSAVRDIPPKTRSTPAANLVLDLDETLVFSSLNVIPDAEYTFSTRFQDHKYKVYVILRPYVKEFLQAMTKHFEMFVYTSAKKEYAEKIVDILDPNKKLFRHRLYQDDCACVLGHYIKDLTVLERDLSKTVILDNAPHTFPYHLMNMIPIKSWIGDQEDRELQKLIPYMEKLVHADDFRNVLKKRTDHFHRLLSED; this is encoded by the exons ATGAGACTTcgctcaagaaatattttaaatgaaaacccACAAACGCCGTCCCGCCGCCGTCGAGCCGCTCCGGAGACCCCGAGACCGCAAACCCCGCTGATCAAGAACCAG GATGAAGTAAAATGTCTTCAAGACTGCTCAAATCTGGACCCTGATGACGTCCCAACAGCGGCCAAACGTCCACGGAGGAGGAGAAAAGCATTATCAACTGTTGACAATAAAG AGTCAGATTTCAAGACCCCAGTCCGTCACCTCCGGGAAAGGCATTCCTTATTGAATCCTGCTGCTCGGAGCCTCTACTCTCCTTCAGTTCACTTTCTCACACCACCAAGAGACA gtGAGCATCCAAACGCAAGTCCCATCTTCAGTCCTGAACACTGTGTGTTTGGCTACAGCGCTGCCAGCCCTCTTTCAGAGGATGAGGAGAATGAGGAAGTGTTTAGCCC CTTCACGTTTATTAAGAACATTCCGAACCGTTCGCAACAGTCCAGGCCTGTCTCAGCAGTGCGGGACATCCCACCAAAGACGAGGAGCACACCTGCTGCTAACCTGGTGCTCGATTTG GATGAAACCCTTGTGTTCAGTTCACTCAATGTGATCCCTGACGCAGAATACACCTTTAGTACCCGCTTTCAAGATCACAAGTACAAG GTCTACGTGATTCTCAGACCGTATGTGAAAGAGTTTCTACAAGCCATGACCAAACATTTTGAG ATGTTTGTTTACACCTCTGCAAAAAAGGAATATGCAGAAAAGATTGTAGATATATTGGACCCTAATAAAAAGCTCTTTAG ACATCGTTTGTATCAGGATGATTGCGCCTGTGTGCTTGGACACTACATTAAAGACTTGACTGTTCTGGAGAGAGACTTGTCAAAGACGGTCATCCTGGACAACGCCCCCCACACCTTCCCATACCAT ctGATGAATATGATTCCAATAAAGAGCTGGATTGGAGATCAAGAGGACCGTGAGCTGCAAAAGCTCATTCCATACATGGAGAAACTAGTGCATGCG